From one bacterium genomic stretch:
- a CDS encoding PAS domain-containing protein, with protein MIIILSEPVTAWALDPDKTITQYVHDVWQVEDGLPQSTITAILQTRDGYIWLGTQEGLVRFDGVRFTVFDKKNTKNIKDSHILTLFEDHEGSLWIGTYGGGLNRLKDKEFTAYTTKEGLSDNMVWSICEDGKGSIWIGTYSGGLNRLRDGKFTAYTTKDGLSNDFVRSIYEDREGSIWIGTGGGGLNRLRDGKFTAYTTKDGLSNDFVRSIYEDREGSLWIGTGEGLNRLRDGKFTAYTTKDGLSNDMVWSIYEDRNGSLWIGTYSGGLNRFKDGKFTAFTTKEGLSDDIVKSIYEDREGSIWIGTEGGGLNRLRDGKFTVYTTKEGLSNDFVKSIYEDREGSLWIGTDGGGLNRLKDDKFTVYTTKEGLSSDLVKSIYEDREGSLWIGTGEGLNRLKDGKFTVYTTKEGLSNDMVWSIYEDRKGSLWIGTWRGGLNRLRDGKFTAYTTKDGLSNDMVRSIYEDREGSLWIGTDGGGLNRLRDGKFTVYSTKEGLSNDLVRSIYEDGEGSLWIGTRGGGLNRLKDGKFTAYTTKEGLFDDSVWQILEDGKGNLWMSCNNGIFRVSMRELNDFAEGKISSINSISYGEPDGMMSKECNGGFQPAGWKSRDGKLWFPTIRGVVMINPENIRTNKLPPPVLIEHVIIDNRSFAASGVIQISPGNKDFEFHYTGLSFLVPERVKFKYKLEGWNKEWIDAGTRRTAYYTNIPPGSYCFRVIACNNDGIWNEEGASLKIIVPPPFWQIWWFRVLLILSILSAAIFIYKLRTRAIRRRNEELNELNISLEISEEKYRLLAEQSGQILYDYDILTGKIGWSGDIQTITGFTLKEFQKVDISGWEKRIHPDDHKAALTLLDKAMKECSNYHVEYRFKHKDGTYFYMEDSGLFLADEKGKAYRRLGIMKDITMRKQAEAELRKHREHLEELVKERTAELEEKNKKLEKSQQSLALLLEDVNESRVELDVSNKKLEAANKELEAFSYSVSHDLRAPLRHIDGFTKLLNKNIKHIIDEKSQNYFDNIISASKQMNQLIDDLLVFSRMSRKDVKKININMKTVIDEAMQIFDSDIKENNISIIVDDMPDVNLDVSLIRQAWVNLISNAIKFTGKEKNPEIHIGTEKDTDGNTIFFIKDNGVGFDQKYVDKIFGVFQRLHSINEFPGTGIGLANVKRIIMKHGGDIRAEGKINEGASFFFTLSDA; from the coding sequence TTGATCATAATTCTGAGTGAGCCCGTTACTGCCTGGGCGCTTGATCCTGATAAAACCATTACACAGTATGTTCATGATGTATGGCAGGTAGAGGATGGACTTCCGCAAAGCACTATAACAGCCATACTCCAGACTCGTGATGGCTACATCTGGCTCGGAACTCAGGAAGGTCTTGTACGTTTCGATGGCGTAAGGTTTACTGTGTTTGACAAGAAAAATACTAAAAATATAAAAGACAGTCACATTTTAACACTTTTTGAGGATCATGAGGGCAGTCTCTGGATTGGCACGTATGGTGGCGGGCTTAACCGATTAAAAGACAAAGAATTCACAGCCTATACCACCAAAGAGGGATTGTCTGACAACATGGTGTGGTCAATCTGTGAGGACGGAAAGGGCAGTATCTGGATTGGCACATATAGTGGCGGCCTTAACCGATTGAGGGATGGAAAATTCACAGCCTATACCACCAAAGATGGATTGTCTAACGACTTTGTGAGGTCAATCTATGAGGACAGAGAGGGCAGTATCTGGATTGGCACAGGAGGTGGCGGGCTTAACCGATTGAGGGATGGAAAATTCACAGCCTATACCACCAAAGATGGATTGTCTAACGACTTTGTGAGGTCAATCTATGAGGACAGAGAGGGCAGTCTCTGGATTGGCACAGGAGAAGGATTAAACAGATTAAGGGATGGGAAATTCACAGCCTATACCACCAAAGATGGATTGTCTAACGACATGGTGTGGTCAATCTATGAGGACAGAAATGGCAGTCTCTGGATTGGCACATATAGTGGTGGCCTTAACCGATTTAAGGATGGAAAATTCACAGCCTTTACCACCAAAGAGGGATTGTCTGACGACATAGTGAAGTCGATCTATGAGGACAGAGAAGGCAGTATCTGGATTGGCACGGAAGGTGGTGGATTAAACAGATTAAGGGATGGGAAATTTACGGTTTATACCACCAAAGAGGGATTGTCTAACGATTTTGTGAAGTCGATCTATGAAGACAGAGAAGGCAGTCTCTGGATTGGCACGGACGGTGGTGGATTAAACAGATTAAAGGATGATAAATTTACGGTCTACACCACTAAGGAGGGATTGTCCAGCGATCTTGTGAAGTCAATCTATGAGGACAGAGAGGGCAGTCTCTGGATTGGCACGGGAGAAGGATTAAACAGATTAAAGGATGGTAAATTTACGGTTTATACCACCAAAGAGGGATTGTCTAACGACATGGTGTGGTCAATCTATGAGGACAGAAAGGGCAGTCTCTGGATTGGCACATGGCGTGGCGGACTTAACCGATTGAGGGATGGAAAATTCACAGCCTATACCACCAAAGATGGATTGTCTAACGACATGGTGAGGTCAATCTATGAGGACAGAGAAGGCAGTCTCTGGATTGGCACGGACGGTGGTGGATTAAACAGATTAAGGGATGGGAAATTTACGGTCTACTCCACTAAGGAGGGATTGTCTAACGATCTTGTGAGGTCAATCTATGAGGACGGAGAAGGAAGTCTCTGGATTGGCACAAGAGGTGGCGGTCTCAACCGGTTAAAAGATGGGAAATTCACAGCCTATACCACTAAAGAAGGTTTGTTTGATGATTCTGTATGGCAGATCCTTGAAGATGGAAAAGGGAACTTATGGATGAGCTGCAACAATGGTATTTTCCGGGTCAGCATGAGAGAGCTCAACGATTTTGCAGAGGGAAAAATAAGTTCAATTAATTCTATTTCTTATGGCGAGCCGGATGGTATGATGAGTAAAGAATGCAATGGTGGCTTTCAGCCGGCGGGTTGGAAGAGCAGGGATGGAAAGCTCTGGTTTCCGACCATAAGGGGTGTGGTAATGATTAATCCGGAAAATATAAGGACTAATAAGCTACCTCCTCCGGTGCTCATCGAGCACGTCATTATTGACAATAGATCTTTTGCCGCGAGCGGGGTAATTCAAATTTCTCCGGGGAATAAGGATTTTGAGTTTCACTATACGGGTCTCAGTTTTTTGGTCCCGGAAAGAGTGAAATTTAAGTACAAATTAGAAGGGTGGAACAAAGAATGGATTGACGCAGGAACACGCCGGACGGCATATTACACCAATATTCCCCCGGGTTCCTATTGCTTTCGTGTTATTGCCTGTAATAATGATGGTATCTGGAATGAAGAAGGGGCATCATTAAAAATAATAGTGCCTCCTCCATTTTGGCAGATCTGGTGGTTTCGTGTTCTATTAATCTTGTCAATACTGTCTGCTGCAATTTTTATTTACAAGCTAAGAACAAGAGCTATACGCCGCAGAAACGAAGAATTAAATGAACTAAACATAAGCCTGGAAATAAGCGAGGAAAAATACCGTCTGCTGGCAGAACAATCTGGTCAAATACTGTACGATTACGATATTCTTACAGGCAAGATCGGCTGGTCGGGGGATATTCAGACGATTACAGGTTTTACTCTCAAGGAGTTTCAGAAGGTCGATATATCCGGCTGGGAAAAGCGAATACATCCTGATGACCACAAGGCTGCATTGACGCTGCTCGATAAAGCCATGAAGGAATGTTCCAATTATCATGTGGAGTATCGTTTCAAACACAAGGATGGAACTTATTTTTATATGGAGGATAGCGGCCTTTTTCTTGCTGATGAAAAAGGGAAAGCTTACCGGAGGCTTGGTATTATGAAAGACATCACCATGCGCAAGCAGGCAGAGGCAGAACTACGAAAACACCGTGAACACCTGGAAGAACTCGTCAAGGAACGAACAGCAGAATTAGAAGAAAAAAACAAGAAACTTGAAAAATCCCAGCAATCCCTTGCTCTACTCCTGGAAGATGTAAATGAATCACGAGTAGAACTCGATGTATCTAATAAAAAACTGGAAGCTGCCAATAAAGAACTGGAAGCTTTTTCCTATTCGGTTTCACACGACCTGCGTGCTCCTCTGCGCCATATTGACGGATTTACCAAACTTCTGAATAAAAACATTAAGCACATAATTGATGAAAAATCACAGAATTATTTTGATAATATAATTAGCGCTTCCAAACAAATGAACCAACTCATCGACGATCTGCTTGTTTTCTCAAGGATGAGTAGAAAAGATGTGAAAAAGATCAATATCAATATGAAAACAGTAATAGATGAAGCAATGCAGATATTTGATTCTGATATCAAAGAGAATAATATCTCTATCATAGTTGATGACATGCCCGATGTTAATCTCGATGTTTCTTTGATAAGGCAGGCGTGGGTAAATCTTATCTCGAATGCTATTAAATTTACCGGTAAAGAGAAAAATCCTGAAATTCATATTGGCACAGAGAAAGATACAGACGGTAATACCATTTTCTTCATCAAAGATAATGGGGTTGGCTTTGATCAGAAATATGTAGATAAAATATTTGGTGTCTTTCAACGCTTACACAGCATTAATGAGTTCCCGGGTACCGGTATCGGATTGGCAAATGTGAAACGAATAATAATGAAACATGGCGGGGACATCCGGGCAGAGGGAAAGATAAATGAAGGTGCTTCTTTCTTTTTTACATTATCCGACGCCTGA